AGCGTGTGATTCACTGGGCATTTGCATATAACCTTATCTTCCTATATAATTGGCACGTGTAAtggttgcaattttttttttatatatatatatatatattttgagaaacaattttatattaaaaggGCTTGCAATTTTATGGACATGCAGCTCTTAGTACAAACCAATACCCTAATCGGCAATGATAAGCTCACCGAGTGTGCCGTTAATTTTTTCATAGCCTCTATCTAAGATCACCCCTAAACACACGTTTCTAAGCTTCGACTAAGCTTCGACTAATgctaaatgatatttttgtctttcttatgtttttttttcgtcctttaaaattgatttttaaaattattatttaatttgtaataaattactGTTGAATTTTAATACAATGGTAATGTTAAAAGTAATATCAATTGTAGGAGGACAattgattatgtaactctcCTAATTCTGAtggttacatattgattatgtacttATTGTATTCTTGGCCTCATTCacctataaataggccattttattgtacaatttatATCAAGTGAAAGAAAGATGTAGTCAAGAAAAGGCTTTTACGTATGGACGTAGGCCattggccgaaccaccttaatctgtatatttcttccttgttttttctctttatatttttatatactttaacattgtatcagagccaaaggtcctgagatCGAACCTGACTCCATCAATTctcacccccatttaaattaagtATTTCATGTGTTAggtctcacttattaaaagaaagtttgagcACACATGTGAgaaggagtgttaaagtaatatagtgattaaatttacctcttcctataaacttaagcttaaaaaaaaaaaaaaaaaaaaaaaaaaaaacatattactCCTAAGCTTCTCTaatgttttcctccaaattgaaAACCCTTAAACCCTCAATTCCTAATTGGGAAGCTAACTGCCCAACAAAAAGTCTAAGGATGACTGGGTTCATATGATGCTTGGTTTGAtgatgagccaaaaaaaaagaaaaaaggaatatgTGGGCTCTGCCCATACAATAGACTGCGATTTCAGGTGTATGTTTTAGAGATTATATTTTGAGTTAAATCTAAAGTCAACTTCTTTAAggatatttgtgtttttttctaaaatcaTTTTCTAATTAAGTCTTTCTATGCCGACTTTTTTTAAGGGCTGCACGTAGAtccttttttgttcttgttaaGTTCTTACTTAtccaaagaatttttttttgaatcttaGTGTCAACAATTGTTCTTGTATTTGTTTTGCTTGGATTTAGGTTTGTTTTCCTAAGGAGGTAGGAAGCTTGAATATTAGGAACAAAGGTAATTGGGTTAAATATACTTTAATCCCTTCAACTAGCAACCATTTTTTATAAAGTCTTACAAACTGACTATTATGACGCACAGGTCATTCAAATTATTAGCTTATTGCATTTAAGCCACTCCGTTAGAGGTTGTCATATGTTTGGATGGAAAAGTGATCACATGCTAAAgtacatgtcacttttaaagattgatttataagaaatttatgtccacgCTAACTCAACtcaattaattaaacaagtcaaactTCTCAATCTTAACTCGCTAACTTCGTGTTAGGCTAACATCAGTTTTACGGATCATATCAAAAGTTGCCGAcactaaattatatatatggcttcttctttcttcttaatCTCTTAactttctaaaatattttaacgAGCAATTTGGGAAGTTGGTAGTTGTGAGGGGATGCTATCCTTGAAGAGAAACGTAGTCAATTTAATTTCGCATTTAAAAAAGACatgagaaggaagaagaagatactGTAACGTGGGAAGCAATAAGACAAACAATTGTTGAACTCGTTCTCATGTACGCACGGAATAAGGAGACCATTAGTGGTGATGATTCAATGCCTtaaggaaatttaaaaaatagttgacATGCACTAGAATAAAAGTTTAACTAAATGAAAATTCCCAATCCTATTAATATTAGTCGTCTTAGCCCTACTAATTTCCTAAATAGGCTGGGTCAGATTATGACCCAATTAAACTTAGAAGAATATCTGCAATTCTCACTGTCTAAACCTATTTTATGCGACTCTCAACGAATATGTGCTATTATAGTCACACCTAAGtaaataattacaattgattTTTCCTACCTAAAACCAAAAAAGGCACCACATGAGGGATGAAGAGACTCAATTTTGTTGTTCGATACATGGGTTTTGTCCAATAACTGGGCTATATAATGGGAGGATCCTTCCCTTACTATATTCTCCTCTAATCCTGGTAGAAACAAATAGAATTCAATCTAAATTGCATGTTCAAACTCATTTGAAGTCCACAAAAGTATTCCTGATTTAATTGGATTCGGTGGATTCGGCTTGGATCACCATTAAAAACACAAGAGAATAAGCATTTAGTagtgattaattaattttgattatctAAAATATCTTTGCACTGTCCaattacttttaaagaaaatatcatttCATTATCTATCCAGTTCCTGGCAAATGTATTAGCTAAACCACCTGTGTACCAAAAAACTTATAATTACCCCAAGAAGACTACATAGTATAAAGAGAAATTCCAGACATGAAGCACAAAGTCCAACCAAAAACCCAGGGCTGATCTCACtgatttcccttttttattttgtcgAAAGCTGTAAGTTACATACACtagtatagcattactccaccGAAACCGATTCCATCGTCTGGACTGGTGGAGCTGTGACTACGGCCAACTTCAGATCAGGGTGTGTGATATCACCAGACCTTTCACGGATTTCCCGGTACTCTTGACAAATGGCACACAAATGGCAGCAAAAATGAGTAACAAAGTCCCCACATGGTGCTTCCTTCAGAAGACATGAAAAAGAAATGGTAAGCGAGAGCATGATTATAGTAACAATAATTCTATCACAAACTGCATTTACAGTTGCATGACAAAAGTGGCCTTTAAGAGCAATCTAACTTGTAAACACTATGCAATATTTATGCCACTTGACTGGGGGGTAGTGAATGCTGCCCAACATTACTAATAGCTCATCTGTCACTCGAAGTAACCAAGCAACACGCTTGATTGTTAGAAGGAATCACAACTCCAAAAGCCAGACAAATATTTTTTCAGAATCAAAGGATACTCTCTATCTCATttctcattgatatatataAGGATAACAAAGCTTGACTAGTCAAAGCCTTACAATAAGTGCTAGACCACTTCCATAACAAATACACTAGCTAGCTGTTCTAAAAACATTCTCAAGACAACTTACTAAGCAACGTTAATACTATACTCCATACATTCCACAACTCACTAACAGCTACCATTTCCAAGACAACTTAATGAGCAACACTAATACCAAAAAGAACAAATGACAATCAATTTCAAGATGCCGATCTTCAACTTAATTAAGTAGCCACACGTTTAGCATTCATTCTACTGCATCATTATCCAACATTCATTCTACCGCATCATTATCCAATTTTCAACTTATGCGTGTCCCAAAAGCAAGTTTATGTGCAAACACCCAAACAGAAAACCAATCCTCATAAGCATGACCAAAGAACTTGAGAGCAACCATCTCTTGATAGCTCCCGgcttcaacaacaaaaagacTCACACAATTGAAATGTTCTTATCATCTAAACATAATAAGTCTTGTTCCATGTCTTCTTCACATTTCAAGGTTACGGAAGACATGATATTCATTTTCAGGTACAGTAGACTGCCCAAACACTCTTCAACATTTTGGCAAAAAACTTTCTCTAGAAGAATCAAATTGCAAACTTCTTTGTCAGAAAATAGACAGACCAAGTTTCCAACTATAAATGACTTGCCCAATGAAACATCCTAAGCCCCCTCCCCCCCCCTCTTTTTCTGCCCCCAATAAAAAAACACCGTCTTTCCCtctctaaacaaaaataatagcTATAATTTGGCAGGCAGCTGTGTAACTACCAAGCAAGTATCACTGGATTCAAACAGCAGTACTCTGACCAAAGCATTGTACAGATCAAGGGATCAAATTTCCATTTTCAAATTCTACCCACATAATCAAAGAAATCTCTCTTCAGGAGAAAGGTGCCCGCGGGGGTtaccactttttcatacaaTTACTCAAAACCTTAAGTAGCTTAAATTCTAACCAGTAAAGAAAGAATTAGCTTGTAACAATGGAAATCAAAAGTCTAAATTCTTAATCAATGACAAGGCTATATCTGCTGCAAAGATGCTAAAGCTATACCTGTAAATTGTACTTTGATCGTAGGGCCCTACGGTAGCCACAAGCGTAACATGCAACAAAGCATCCGGGTAAAGGCAAGAAGACGCCATCAGTCAACAGGCAACAGAGAGAATTGAAAAGAGCCCACAAAACAAAATGGGTCATGCATGATCCTATGAGAGTTCCAGAACCAAGAAATTCtgcattttttccaaaaagcaAGCAAGGACAAGAAAGGCCTACACAACCTGCACCATATAAAAAACTAGTCAGCTTATAATCTCAAATCATAGATTACAGACCTAAAGGACGAATAACATTTCccatttatataatattaaaatgattATCCATTCACTGACTATTATTAAACACTTAAACTTGTACCTTTGCTTAACTTACTACCATAGTATTCACATGTCAATCAGAGAAGTCATGTCACAGACACTGCATCTGAATCCCCAAAACAAAGAGGTACGCTTTTCAGATCTCAAACATGAGAAGAACAAAGAAGAATTAACtgttttaatcatgttataTACCGTTTTAGTACCATGTTCGAAGGGAGATTGGAAAAAGAACTAACTCTCTCGTATCATGGTATGTGTAACACCCAAGAAAGTAACTAAAAGAATTATTACAACTAAATTACATAAGTAAAACAACTAGAATCATTGAAGTGAAAGAacactttgaaaattttggcaAAAAGTCAGTTTTTAAGCCATGGGTTCGAACTATGAAGTTCCAATTCGAACGGATCTTTGAAATGCACAATGAAGAGCTTTCCAAAGGTCCGTCCCAAGTTCGTCCTAAGTAGGTTCGAACGGGAGTATTCCAATAAGCTTCGTTCCATTCTCATTCCAAATCGGTTCCAACTAAGGTGTTCCAGAATGCCCCATTCCAAATTGGTTCGAACAGGATGAGTTTTTGGTAAAGCCGAGAGGTCAATTCCAAATTGGTTTGAACTGGGAGGCACCTGAGTGGTGCGTTCCAAGTTAGTTCGAATTGGGGCATAGCCGAGGGTCCAATTCAAACTAGACTTTTATCAGTTTGAACTAGTGTGTAACTGAGAGTCCAGTTTGAACGACATTTTACAAGTTCGAACTACGTGTATTTTCTGGAGAATTTATGGTAGTTTTATGCGACTGCTGTTCAAACTGGCATTTTTCAGTTCGAATGGGGAAGGCCAAAGGTTGACCATAAATAGCTAGGATGCGACCTTTTCAGCTCATTTCATCCATTATTTCTCTCTCACGCCACTCTATCTCTTTAGCTCTCCTAGTGTTTGAGCTAAGTTGGGGGATTGATCAAGAGAAAGTTTCCAAAGCCAAATCTAACATTGGAGGCATGATTCTCAGTGTTGCAACTCCATTTTGACCGATCGATTTGAGGTAAATTCATAATCCTAAATTTTGAGCAAGTTAAGCTACATTTCCAAATGTAGTGCGTAATCTTGATCATTTCTTTAGGGTTTTTGTTCATTTGGAGTTTTTAAGTTTGGGTTAAACTTCAGGTTGGAGTTTCGTGGACCAAAACTTCATTTCCTTCGTTTGAGTAAGGTAAGAGCTACACTTTAAGTGTTTCTAAGTTTTGTAGATAAGGGGATTTTAGTAGTAAACCCTAGAATATTATATGGGTTTTCAAGTAGGGTTTTGTTATGAAATGAGTGTTAATCATGACAATCAATGTGACATTGCAGTTGTACATAGCAAGGGTTTAAGTTAGGAGTCTTTCTGAAACGTCAAAGAGGATACTTGTCAGCATATTAATtactaaggaaaaaaaaaatagtttttaattgtttttaaagcatgttaTATGAATTGATTCAagccaaatattttatattgataGAGGTTCATAAGTACTTTTGATGATTTCAATTGTGTAAAGATATGCTTTATGAATTATGTTGATGAAATGTTGTTAAATGTTGCATGAACATGAAAGTAAAGCAAAAATGGTTGTATTAGCATACATCACGAACATGTAGATGGGAATGGAAGTGAGAGAAAGGAAATAATGGAATAAGACAATAACGAAATGTAATGGAATGACAAGCAGGAAAAATGTGACCGGTTGGAGAAAGTGTCATCCATTCAACGAAAGGGTTGGAGGAGAACGTCTCCGGTGGGAGAAAGTTATCCATCAATCAAATGAATGGAAATGGAAATGTAATAAATGAAGCACATGAAAGCATGCATTGCATAGTTTATGATGATGTTTTTATGTTAAGTTTTTTCAGGGAATACTAGATGTATCAGTATGCACATGTTTTTGGATTGGGACATGGAGCGTGTGTATAccattaatatttaatatgttatctttaagGTGTTATCGTGTTATCAATTGTAGTCTATTTATAGACCATTTTATTAATGAAGAAATCAGAGAATGATTTAGTCAAATTGTGGTCTTCTCTTACCCTAAGTGAAGaattgtggtctctcctactCGAAAGGAGCTCTCAAATCCCATCTCACGTCACTACCCAACCTCGGGTACGTATCACCTTTCATTTGACTCCATTGATGAGGAGGCCACTTGGTTAGAGAGACCATTTGAGGAGAGTGAGATCTTCACGGTGATGAAAGGTATGAACGGGGATAAGGCATTGGGCACTAATGGTTCTACTATGGCATTCTTCCAAGCTTATTGGGCTGTGTTTAAAGAAGACATTATCGATAGTTTTCATGGGTTTCATGCTAGAAGAAAGTTTAATACCACCTTCATTGCTCTCATTCCAAAGAAATCTGAGGTTGTCGATGTTACGGATTTTCGCCCTATTAGTCTATTGAGTTGGTGTTTACAAGATTATTGTCAAAGTTTTAGACAACAGGTTGAGAATGGTTTTAGAGAAGATTATCTCAAAGCCTCATAAATGCGTTTCTCAAGGGTAGGCAGATCATAGACTTTGTTCTTATAGTTAATGATAGTAGGATTGGAATTGGTGCGCCAAGTTTGCTTGAAAATTGGATATTGAGAAAGCTTGCGATCATGTCAATTGGGGTTTCTTGTTATATTTTTGCTGAGAAAGTGCGGCTTTTGAGAGAAATTGTGTACTTGGATAGCGCATTGTATTTCTTTGGTGCGCTTTTCTGTTTTGATGAATGACTCTCTATCtggtttttttagtagctctCGTGGTCTGAATCAAGGAGATCCTTTgtctcctttgttgtttgtcatGAAGGCTTGAAGTAAAAAACTCTCTGCGGGGGTTATCTTTTAGGATTTTCTGTGGGGTCTAGGAATGTTGGAGTGCTTAACATCTCCCACCAACTATTTGCATATGACAACCTGATTTTTTGTAGGGCAAACCCAAATCACCTTTGTCATCTGTGTGCCTTGTTCGTATGCTTTGAAGTTGTATCTAGTTTGAAAATTAATCTGGCTTAACTCAGAATTGGTTCTTGTGGGTAATGTCAATAATGTTGATGGTCTAGCTAGTATTCTGGGCTCTAGggtttcttctttgcctttAAAATATCTTGTCCTTCTATTGGAAGCTCTTTTAGGGCCAAATCTCTTTGGTGTGTTGTTATTGAGAAGACCGAGCATAGTTTGGATGTCTGGAAAATGATGTACTTGTCTAAGGATGGTAGGATTACTTTGTTCCTCTCTCTATTGGTGATCGTATAAAGAAGTCCCAACGAGATATCTTATGGGACGGGCTCGATAAAGGGTTCaaatttcacctagtaagttAATCTCAAGTTTGTTCTCCGATCTCTAAGGGAGGCTTGAGGGTCCAAAACTTGCTTTTATTCAACTATGCTCTTTTGGAGAAGTGGTTATGACACTATTTGCATGAGAGAGACATTGTGGAGAATTGTAGTGGATTATAAATATAGAGGCTCGTGGGGTGAGTGGCGTTCAAATGAGGTTTATGGGTCGTATgaggtggggttatggaaaatGATCAAGAGGCGCCAATGTTTTCTAGTCATACCAGATTTGAGGTGGGTGATTGCTCCAAGATGAGATTCTAGCATGACGTGTGGAGATCAAACCCTTAAAAAGCTTTATAAGATTtgtaaagtattttttttatgagccGGATTTTTACAGTATAGTTCATGTTAAGGATGCTTCCATGGCAGATCACTTGGAGTTGTCTAATTCTGTAACACCCCACCCTattgacacacaatattatctgcttttggctcccccaaaccagacttcccaggaggtcacccatcctagtactactctcgcataagctTGCTTAACTGCAGACTGCAGAGTTCTGTTGGGATCATGAcgatcacggctttaaaacgtgtTGTTGTCATGAAGTGTGTGAGTATACATAttacatcctcatctccatacccaggcgacgTGTCACAAATGCCTCTCATTAATAGAATGTAAGCTTTATTAAAGCAGCAAACAGTCGTAAAGTAGATGTGTTTGCTTTGTTTCTCAATTTGTTGTACTTTTTCAGATTGGGACAAGGATGTAAAGACAAGCTATGTTGGGCCACTTCCAAGAGAAAGTTTCTAACATTAGATCGTTCAACAATGTCCTTGTTTCACATGATAGTACTCTTTACCCTTGGATTTGGGGAATAAGGTCCTCATGAGGGTGTCTTTCACTTGCCCTAGGGAAGTTTCTCACCATGGGCAACCTAAGGAAGCAGCATGTCTTAGTGGTTAATTGATGAtgtatgtgtaagaggagtAAGAAGTCTGTAGATCATCTTTTACTTCATTGTGAGATTGATATGGCCTTATGGAACGCTTTCTTTAGCTGCATTGGGTTAGCTTGGGTTATGCAGAGACAAGTGGTAGACTTTTTTGCTTCTTGGAGAGGGTTGTGTGGTAGTCTCCAGAGTGCGGTAGTATGGAAGATGGTTCTATCTAGCCTAATGTGGTGTCATGGGAGGGAAAGAAATTATAGAAGTTTTGAAGACTGAGAGGAAGGTGGTGGAACTaaaatctttcttcttcaatactcTTTGCCACTGGAGTTGCTTTAGACTATcttaattttcctaattttcttgattttcttgctttctttctcattttggCTAGATATATTTATTGTATAGTTCCTATGTACCTAGGTTGCACCTTTGTGCTTtgtttaataatattttgatttcttttttaaaaatgatccACAACCATTGTATGATCAAACAGGAAAATGGCAATTTCTGATCACCACATGCCGGTAATAACTCGTGTGCCCTAGGATTGAATGAACATCATCAATTATGCATGATGTTCAAACAAATGTGATACTGGAGCTTAGGATATATCTCAAAAAATACCCTACTACAGTTTGACACATTTTGTGTTTATCATAGATTGTTCAGTTCAGGGTCATCACACAATCAGCCCAGTAAGAAATTACCACAGCAGAATCTATCCAGGTTTTTCAACAGCTTGAGAAAATTTCATCATCCTAATGAAGTTATAACATTAAACTCACCTTGCCTACTTCCAAACAGATCATACATGATGTCAATCTAAGCACACTCCTAGCCTGCTTGAACAACAGAAATGATTCAGCATCATACTGTATGATGTCAATCTAAGCACACCCCTAGCCCGACTTGAACAGTAGAAAAGATTTCTTTAGTATTATACCAGAAGGGTAATGTTTGTCACACCCGAACACTATGTCACCACTATGAAATTAATCTTTCTTACAACAACTACCGCATATAAGATGTTTCTCcaactttaaaagaaaacaatttcaatttcatatAAATGAGTAACAGAACAACCAAGCAGGTTCTAAACATCCCAATCATATTACAAGTATATATCAATCACTCGCAAAAGATAGAAACATCTTTTAGTGACCTAAATCTACAATCTGACTAAGCACCTCATCTTCTGATTTTGACTCTAAAAAGTGCATTTGTTTGAGATTTTACATAGCTACTTACATGGTAGGAATTTGGATTCGTatcatatattatttaatacaTTCATAGAAAAAGAATTCAGCCAAGTTCCATTTTAGAGGTGAACAACCACATAATTTTAATTGCATTCACATAACAAAAACCCCATACATTAATTGTCATATTCAAGAGGCACCTTCATAATTTTGCTTCTGATAAATCAAGGTCACAAGGCAGAAAGTAGCGTACAGCTCTGCATATCATCGAAACAGGCACAGATTCCAGAAGACCATTGTGTCGGTCCATCGCTGCCATGACCACGCATAGGTATGTCTTGAGTGCATGGAACAATCTCCGCAGCTGCATCTGACTGTTCCAAAGGAACATATGGGGGCGGTACATAAGTGCTGTGGCTTTTCATCCTTAACTAATACACACTCTGTCTCTATTCTGCGTAAAGAGtgttttgaaagaaattattcAGAAAACACAAATGTTCCAACGCTCAAAAATACAAGTTTAACGTAACAATTCAAATCCCTAACATGCAAAAACAAAATCCCGAGAGTTGATGCCATCTCCAGatttctaatttctaatttattttaaaaaaaaaaatagagagagtaGGGGCATAAACCATTTCCCACACTCACCCCAATTCCGGCCCTTCCAGTGCATTAGATAGGCGTTATTGACTTCCATTGTATTACACTATTCCTTACTCATCATGTGTAAACCTTAATAAAGCGTCTAGATTTAGAAAATTACCTCGAATTTTTATACGGATGCCAAGCCTAGAGCCCTAAAGGGGCCAGCTAGCAGCTCATAGCTCCGGTGAGCTCGCCGGAATTGTTCGCCAAAGGGAGTTGGCGCGACCGGTGGTGGCAGCTGATAGTGTGAGTGGTTGGAGGATATGGTGTGCCCCCGTCTATGTGTGGATGCGTCGAGAGGGAGgaagcagagagagaaagaagaaagggcAGAGATAAATGAAactccctttcttttcttttttttttttcttttttttttttttcttttaagaaaagtCAActtataattttcaattttcctctaaatttttaattgccaTGATTCGAAGTAGTGACATATTCTTTATAAAACGTGGTCTCAGTTAATTGAGTTATTCAttaaaaatctctttttattttcattgtctACAACATAATAGATTGTACAAAAATTTTCTCCTTGAAAATCCTTTAGGGCTTATAACTTATGTGAGGCACTATTGGATTGAATGAAGTTTTGATTATGTTTgaataatgtttatttattctctgattttattattaaacaatGGGCATATACATTTATATCCTTAcatatggtatatatatgtaattgtatattttactttaggggaaacttcactttggaccTCTGAATTACCACCCGTTTTAACATgctctcaaactttaaaacctcttaatttagacccttgaactttcaaatacagtcaatttgaaccacccccaagccctcggaccacccccaaaatcccaaacccaTTCCCTGTTTGCAaaattttttggccttttgggagTGACCGGACcgcccccttggccatggggttgGCTTTGGCCAAGGGTGTGGTtggagccaccccgattttcttctttctttctttttttaatatttttccttttctttttctttttctttttttcttttcttttttttttaaaaaaattaatgcccaaaatgacgttgttttgggctgggtgggtGTTATAGTTGTGGAGCCCAAAACGGTATAGTTAGTAAGGGTGAGGGAGTATGAGGGTATAATCGGTAGTTCAAGCGAAAAAAGTCATATGCAGGTCacgtttttcattttctgtttgagGTTAACGATTGATTTAGAtgaaggggtccaaattgagagcaattgaaagtttaatggactaaattgagagattttgaagtttaggagaTGTATTTCAAAATGGGTGGAAATTTAGgagtcttcagtgaagttttccccttttcttttttaataatatatatttttttaatttttaatttgaaattaagggtaaatttggaattttataaaaaagtcaagggtataaacatcattgtctaACTTTTAACATTTCAAATCTGACAGagtggttcaaattgactgcaattgaaagtttagaggtcAAAATTAAGAGGTTGTGAAGTTTGGGGGGGTCATGTCGAAACGGGTGACAACTCAATGGTCCAATGTAAAGTTTCCCTTTTACTTTATATACATCTAAAGGCCCTTTGATGTATTGTATGTGACTTTGGTGTAAGTAACGAGGTTATCACACAGCGATCTTAGTCATAGGTCCTTGCAACTCATAAATCTTTGTTCGTGGTCGTAAATATTACTGGACATTCCATCTAAACCATAATATATCAACCTTAACAATCTATCTTAATTAGGACAAGTAATTAGGTTTCAGGTTGATATGTTGGTGTAATAGTAAGGTAGTGTCAAGCACCAAACGAACAAAGTGAGTCATCATTCTTTTATAAAACTGTCTTAAAGAATGATATACGTGTACGACGGCTTATAATAGTTGCCCTAAATGGTGAGAAATTGTAAACTCGGATGTAAGTTTATGtcactttgatgtatctatGAGTAAGACCTTATGACGGTCAACATCTTCGTGCATTGAGTGATCACATGTAGTATTGTGGGAACACCTTattcaagaagaaatcaaagTCCTTTGTCAGGAACAAAGTGATAAGGAATATTccccattattttaaatttgatgagaataattattttgaaactTGGGCCTCAGTATTTCAGTGAAATTTACTGaaacttatatatgtataaggCTATAATCATCTTATGTATTGATTATGAggataaataaaataaggtaAGATCAACTCATGCTATTCACAAGGAAGTTGAAATAAAAGCAATTACTCAATGAAAGTCTTAAAGAAAATCAGTGGAAAAGTTAAGTAAAACCaccatataaataaataaatacaaacatATTAGTTAATCCATTTTAATAAGTCATAAGCTTATTGGGCCTTTTAAAGACATAATTTGAAATAACGAACATACACAAAATTAAAGAGGACAACAAGAACTCAATGAGCTAATTTGTAAAAATTGCAATTTCGGACCCTGAAACACTAATCACGTTAGTACCCTCTCTTTCTCAGCTGGTGTCTCCCACT
Above is a genomic segment from Corylus avellana chromosome ca9, CavTom2PMs-1.0 containing:
- the LOC132162574 gene encoding protein PLANT CADMIUM RESISTANCE 10 isoform X1, with amino-acid sequence MKSHSTYVPPPYVPLEQSDAAAEIVPCTQDIPMRGHGSDGPTQWSSGICACFDDMQSCCVGLSCPCLLFGKNAEFLGSGTLIGSCMTHFVLWALFNSLCCLLTDGVFLPLPGCFVACYACGYRRALRSKYNLQEAPCGDFVTHFCCHLCAICQEYREIRERSGDITHPDLKLAVVTAPPVQTMESVSVE
- the LOC132162574 gene encoding protein PLANT CADMIUM RESISTANCE 10 isoform X2, yielding MRGHGSDGPTQWSSGICACFDDMQSCCVGLSCPCLLFGKNAEFLGSGTLIGSCMTHFVLWALFNSLCCLLTDGVFLPLPGCFVACYACGYRRALRSKYNLQEAPCGDFVTHFCCHLCAICQEYREIRERSGDITHPDLKLAVVTAPPVQTMESVSVE